The following are from one region of the Paracoccus sp. S3-43 genome:
- a CDS encoding acyl-CoA synthetase: MTGGLDACAANFAQLTPLDFLARTAAIHPDRLALVHGPIRRTWAQVRDRAARLASALAERGIGRGDTVAVIAPNIPELYEAHFGVPMLGAVLNAINTRLDAEAVRFILQHGEAKALLVDSEFAPLAAEALQGCDIGLVVDILDPTIAHGDPVGSLDYEALLAQGDPAYDWQPPADEWDAIALNYTSGTTGNPKGVVYHHRGAALNAISQLQDWGMPAHSVYLWTLPMFHCNGWCFPWAMAANAGVSVCLRAVRAEPIFDLIADEGVTHFCGAPIVLNMLAQNAHLKRFDHAVKAMTAGASPPAAVIQAMEDMGVEVTHVYGLTEVYGPSVVCVWKPEWNGLPPDRRARLKARQGVRNAALAGLMVADPDTLVPVPHDGETIGEIFMRGNNVMRGYLKNPEATAQAFRGGWFATGDLGVMHPDGYVEIKDRSKDIIISGGENISSVEIEDVLYRHPAVNEAAVVARPDAKWGETPCAFVDLRPGKQASEADIIAFCRDHMAHFKAPKTVLFGPLPKTSTGKIQKFVLRDQARSLSG; the protein is encoded by the coding sequence ATGACCGGGGGGCTGGATGCCTGCGCGGCCAATTTCGCGCAGCTGACGCCGCTGGATTTCCTGGCGCGTACCGCCGCGATCCATCCCGACCGGCTGGCCCTGGTCCATGGCCCGATCCGGCGGACCTGGGCGCAGGTCCGTGACCGGGCCGCCCGCCTGGCAAGCGCCCTGGCCGAGCGCGGCATCGGGCGCGGCGACACTGTCGCGGTGATCGCCCCCAACATCCCCGAACTCTACGAGGCGCATTTCGGCGTGCCGATGCTGGGCGCGGTGCTGAACGCCATCAACACCCGCCTGGACGCCGAGGCCGTCCGCTTCATCCTGCAACATGGAGAGGCCAAGGCCCTGCTGGTGGACAGCGAATTCGCCCCCCTCGCGGCCGAGGCGCTGCAAGGCTGCGACATCGGGCTGGTGGTGGATATCCTGGATCCGACGATCGCGCATGGCGATCCCGTGGGCAGCCTTGATTACGAGGCGCTGCTGGCCCAGGGCGATCCCGCCTATGACTGGCAGCCGCCCGCCGACGAATGGGACGCCATCGCGCTGAACTATACGTCAGGCACCACCGGCAATCCCAAGGGCGTCGTCTATCACCACCGGGGCGCGGCGCTGAACGCGATCTCGCAGTTGCAGGACTGGGGGATGCCCGCGCATTCGGTCTATCTGTGGACGCTGCCGATGTTTCACTGCAACGGCTGGTGCTTCCCCTGGGCGATGGCCGCGAATGCCGGGGTGTCGGTCTGCCTGCGCGCGGTGCGGGCGGAACCGATCTTCGACCTGATCGCGGACGAGGGCGTCACGCATTTCTGCGGCGCGCCCATCGTGCTGAACATGCTGGCGCAGAACGCGCATCTGAAACGCTTCGACCATGCGGTCAAGGCGATGACCGCGGGTGCCTCGCCCCCCGCCGCCGTCATCCAGGCGATGGAGGACATGGGCGTCGAGGTCACGCATGTCTATGGCCTGACCGAAGTCTATGGCCCCTCGGTCGTCTGCGTCTGGAAGCCGGAATGGAACGGCCTGCCGCCGGATCGCCGCGCCCGGCTGAAGGCGCGCCAGGGCGTGCGCAACGCGGCCCTTGCCGGGCTGATGGTCGCCGATCCCGACACGCTGGTCCCGGTTCCCCATGACGGCGAGACGATCGGCGAGATCTTCATGCGCGGCAACAATGTCATGCGCGGATACCTCAAGAACCCCGAGGCCACGGCCCAGGCGTTCCGGGGCGGCTGGTTCGCGACCGGCGATCTGGGCGTTATGCACCCGGATGGCTATGTCGAGATCAAGGACCGCAGCAAGGACATCATCATCTCGGGCGGCGAGAACATCTCCTCGGTCGAGATCGAGGATGTGCTGTATCGCCACCCCGCCGTGAACGAGGCCGCCGTGGTCGCCCGGCCGGACGCGAAATGGGGCGAGACGCCCTGTGCCTTCGTCGATCTGCGGCCCGGCAAGCAGGCGTCCGAGGCCGACATCATCGCCTTCTGCCGCGACCACATGGCCCATTTCAAGGCGCCCAAGACGGTGTTGTTCGGGCCGCTGCCCAAGACCTCGACGGGCAAGATCCAGAAATTCGTGCTGCGCGATCAGGCCCGCAGCCTGTCGGGCTGA
- a CDS encoding fumarylacetoacetate hydrolase family protein: MPDFVIPPAAIPSLPVSGDSRRFPVRRIFCVGRNYADHAREMGHDPDREPPFFFGKPADALLTDGGDLPYPPQTGDLHFEAELVVALAGGGTGIAPGDARGLIWGYAAGNDFTRRDLQAAAKKAGRPWDLAKGFDLSAACGPLHPAAQTGPLDRGRIALTVDGDLRQDGDLSQMIWPVADVIAHLSQSVRLAAGDLIFTGTPSGVGAVTRGQVVTVEIEGLTPLVTRIV, from the coding sequence ATGCCCGATTTCGTCATCCCGCCCGCCGCCATCCCGTCCCTGCCCGTGTCGGGCGACAGCCGCCGCTTTCCGGTGCGGCGGATTTTCTGCGTCGGCCGCAACTATGCCGACCACGCGCGGGAAATGGGTCACGACCCGGACCGAGAGCCGCCGTTCTTCTTCGGAAAGCCCGCCGATGCGCTGCTGACCGATGGCGGCGATCTGCCCTATCCGCCGCAGACCGGCGACCTGCATTTCGAGGCGGAACTGGTCGTCGCCCTGGCCGGCGGCGGCACCGGCATCGCGCCCGGCGATGCGCGGGGGCTGATCTGGGGTTATGCGGCGGGCAACGACTTCACCCGGCGCGATCTCCAGGCGGCGGCGAAGAAGGCCGGGCGGCCCTGGGATCTGGCCAAGGGCTTCGATCTGTCGGCGGCCTGCGGGCCGCTGCATCCGGCGGCGCAGACCGGCCCGCTGGATCGGGGCCGCATTGCGCTGACGGTCGATGGCGACCTGCGGCAGGACGGCGACCTGTCGCAGATGATCTGGCCGGTGGCCGACGTGATCGCGCATCTGTCGCAATCGGTGCGGCTGGCGGCGGGGGATCTGATCTTCACCGGCACGCCCTCGGGGGTGGGCGCGGTCACGCGCGGCCAGGTGGTGACGGTCGAGATCGAGGGGCTGACGCCGCTGGTCACGCGGATCGTTTAG
- a CDS encoding antibiotic biosynthesis monooxygenase gives MFIAMNRFTVPVENAEAFEALWLSRDSKLNELPGFVEFHMLKGPEEDGRRLYASHTVWESEEHFRGWTRSQQFRDAHARAGDTKKLHEGAPRFEGFTAIQAIGRAG, from the coding sequence ATGTTCATCGCCATGAACCGCTTTACCGTGCCGGTCGAGAATGCCGAGGCGTTCGAGGCCCTGTGGCTGTCGCGCGACAGCAAGCTGAACGAGCTTCCCGGCTTCGTCGAATTCCACATGCTGAAAGGCCCCGAGGAAGACGGGCGGCGCCTTTATGCCTCGCACACCGTGTGGGAAAGCGAGGAACATTTCCGGGGCTGGACCCGCAGCCAGCAGTTCCGCGACGCCCATGCCCGCGCGGGCGACACGAAGAAACTGCACGAAGGCGCGCCCCGGTTCGAAGGCTTCACCGCCATCCAGGCCATCGGCCGCGCCGGATAG